Proteins encoded in a region of the Halioglobus maricola genome:
- a CDS encoding haloalkane dehalogenase, translating to MQARRTPDERFDNLPGYPFNPNYLQVDDTEGGELRIHYLDEGAPDGDVVLLLHGQPAWSYLYRHMIPPLVAAGFRVIAPDLVGFGRSDKPVRLEDYTYARHVAWMSDWLAQLDLTGITVFLQDWGSLIGLRLVAAFPERFSGVVLSNGGLPAGPIPDEFAGPARETYKTLPVVKAAELEACFRGNYEGGPPGVPGFLYWRKFCAESPEIVRPGDPIDLIGNAAPLTELEKEAFNAPYPDESYLAGARRFPSLVPLFADEPEVAENKIAWKVLKQFDKPFLCAFADDDPVTAGMEQPFLDSVPGCQGVDHRTIGPAGHFPQQDQPEQCVKAILDVTGR from the coding sequence ATGCAAGCCAGACGTACACCCGACGAGCGATTCGATAATCTGCCCGGTTATCCCTTCAATCCCAACTACCTGCAGGTAGATGACACCGAAGGGGGTGAGCTGCGCATTCACTATCTGGATGAGGGAGCGCCTGATGGTGATGTAGTCCTGTTGCTGCACGGCCAGCCCGCCTGGAGCTATCTTTACCGGCATATGATTCCTCCGTTGGTTGCGGCTGGTTTTCGCGTTATCGCCCCTGACCTCGTTGGCTTTGGACGCTCGGACAAGCCTGTCCGGCTAGAGGACTACACCTACGCCCGTCATGTGGCCTGGATGAGCGACTGGTTAGCCCAGTTGGATCTCACCGGCATAACAGTGTTCTTACAGGACTGGGGCAGCCTGATTGGCCTGCGCCTGGTGGCGGCATTCCCGGAGCGATTTTCCGGCGTAGTGTTGTCCAATGGGGGGTTGCCCGCCGGGCCAATACCTGATGAGTTCGCGGGGCCTGCCAGAGAAACCTATAAGACCCTGCCCGTGGTGAAGGCGGCGGAACTGGAAGCGTGTTTTCGCGGCAATTATGAAGGTGGCCCTCCTGGGGTTCCGGGGTTCCTTTACTGGCGCAAGTTCTGCGCTGAAAGCCCGGAAATAGTGCGCCCGGGTGATCCAATCGACCTTATTGGGAATGCCGCACCGCTCACCGAGCTTGAAAAGGAGGCCTTTAACGCGCCTTACCCCGACGAGTCCTACCTGGCGGGGGCTCGCCGCTTTCCGTCACTCGTGCCTCTGTTCGCAGACGAACCGGAAGTCGCTGAAAACAAAATCGCGTGGAAAGTGCTCAAACAGTTCGACAAGCCCTTTCTGTGTGCTTTCGCCGATGATGACCCGGTGACAGCCGGCATGGAGCAACCGTTTCTGGATTCCGTGCCCGGTTGTCAGGGGGTCGATCATAGAACCATAGGCCCCGCCGGTCACTTCCCGCAACAGGACCAGCCCGAACAATGTGTGAAGGCCATTCTGGATGTCACTGGCCGCTAA